AATTGTATCCATGGACCAAGAAATATGGTTTGTAAAATTAACTCCTACATATTTATGAGAATTAATTGTTTCAAATGCATCGCCTCTGTCATACCATTTGCCAATTTTCCaccatatttgaaaacaaatattttggttTTAGTTTTATTAACAGTCAATTTAAAATCATTGCAGTAATAAAGCACTGAAACTGTACCATCATACTATACAAGTCACTGGATAATTCATACATTGGATATTGCTCCACATCCTTCATTTCATATATTATGCACGCACCTGCGGGTTGCACTGACAACTGCCTTCAGCCACGAGTGTCCTCACTGAGCACTcggtacagtttgtgaagctATGGTTTTCTGTGTGATCACGATGTGTAAAATGTAATGCTATGTACAAGTGTAGTCGTGATTTTTAGTTATTTTCAAATCTTCTCTGATTTCGGATTATAATCTTGAAGTAAAACGTTTCTATCATTATATTGTATGAGTTGCCACATTATGAAGTGATGAGTTGGATGGGCATCTTCCCAAAGTGGACATTTCTAAACTATGTGGACTCTGCGATTAAGGATGAAGATCGTAAACATGAAACACGTAATCAAAATACCATTGATAATTTGCGACTTTTGGACTGAGGAATAACTTTATTTAATATCAGTTAACACCGTTTACGCATTTTTAAATGATGAGGTGGAAGACCTAAATTTCTAAAATCCAgggcccgatttctcgaaacgaACTTAAGGtttaactcaaatctcaaactgagtttgacaatttgaaacagctgaactTTTATTTATTAGGCTAAAAAAGTCCAcacaactaaagaaatctgtccaccaaattcaGAGTGTCTGCTATGTTTGAGCTGGAtaccaatttcctttcattctggaaaatgcattttttcaaatttgaacaaaaacttgaacttaagtcaaaacccagacttaagtttgtctggagaaatcggggcctgttCTCTACCGGAACAGGGCACGACAGAACTGTTTCAATATGCAGATTCCTGGCCTCTACATTACTCTTGGTGCTGTCTCTTCCCAAATGGCATGACTTTCatggtgttgttttaattagtTTTCTAGATATGCTTCTATCCATATGCATTGCGAAACACTTATTTCAAATATCTCGAGGTCTTTGAAAATAGTGAATGCCTGTCTGTGTGTATTGTAACAGTCCATTAACGTTTGTGGCATTTATAGATTCTTGTCAAGAACAGATACTTCAGTTAGCTGACGTCGCATGGTTGTCAACTGTTGGTTATTTACAAGGGTTCTGCCTTTTGAGGAGGTTCGATAGTGAAAATTTGATGAGCACATAATTATTCTCGTCCTTCGAACACACGTCAAAGCCATTAAGATTGATAGATCTATTGATGACCATTGAAATACACAGCATCGttcagtaaacttggacaaagtactgagAATGGGAACCAAGTGAGGATGGGGAGGCCACAACAAATCAGTAACGCCTAGTGACTGCAAGAGTTGCGTGaaccccagggagttgagattggtaATACGGTATGCtgtttgagactgacatccaatggcCAATGTTCCCGGCTCGGAGGCACCCACCGTGCCCACTCTCGTCTTTTCATCATCGACGTATTGGTTTGTGATGAAGTGGCCTGTAGTGGAAGGGGCCGCCACATCTAAGCATGCTATCTCGTTTAGTTAATCGGGTTCAGCATGCCTGAACGAACCTACATTAAGGGTGTTAGTGTGTGAGTCTTGTTTGACGCCACTTTTTCCCCAgcagtacacacacacgcacgcacacacacgcagacacacacacacacacacacacacacacatgatcgatggtcatgctgttcatcactggaatgtctggtccagactcgattatttacggaccaccgccatatagctggaatattgctgagtgcggcgtaaaactaaactcactcacttattgtttCCTTTTAaacaatgaatatattttagtgaTTTTTCAAGTTTTGACAATGAATAGGTGTTTGTGATTTTTCACGTTTCGgcgagtgtgtttagttttacgacgcattGAGTGATGCTCCTCCAGCTGTATGCCGACGGTCTGTTAAtattcgagtctagaccagagcgtcaatccggtgatcaacaagagcatcgatctacgcaaaattctaggatacgatgacgtgtcaaccaagctagAAAGCATGCCCACCTTctctgttagttgcctcttacgacaaacatgagttactaaagatcacttctaacccagatctttacgGTTTCTTTACCTTTCAGTTTTGCATATTAAGGTATTTTCATGTAAACACCTCACACGACTATTTATTGGTCACATATTGTTTGTATGCATTGTGAAGATCTTCGTTTATCAAAGCTGTGATTAAACGACATTGTCTTTGGTTGCTATCCAAAGAAACCTTTACATTGTGTTGTCCCTGTTGAGTAAGGATAacatatatggatgaacaacgtcTTTATTTAAGGTGTGGAGCGACTATTCTGTGTAGATCTAACACAACAATGTGCAGAGTAGTGATGGGGGACATACCGATCAGCAGAATTGGTGTAGTAGAGCAGTAGAGGAGAGAAAACACACTGCAGAACATCTAACGGAAAATCCCGTCCTTACGAAAAAAGACAGTCCTGTTAACATGCAGAAGGATTATGTCTGATTAGAGTCTTGCAGATTGGTAAACTGGGAATATGAAATAGCCATGGTCACGCTTGATGAgtggttgaaatattttgaagtggATGGTTCTTGGACATGATTTTGAAGTCTTTGATGCTTTGAATTTGTCCTACTGAATGCTGCGAGTTGTCACGGATGTAGTCCTTCTTCGTGCTGATGTTCTGGGTAGTGGTTGTACTTATTGAAGATTTATTTAATGTGATTTAGTTGAGTATATATGGTGTTGCTTATTTGAACGGATGTAGTGAACCCGTCTTGCCAGGGTTGAAAACAATCCTTGACCTGAGGtggcattcgtaactactcacGTCAAATCAAGCGAAATATTGATTTTCCCATAACAAGGAATACAGAAAGTGGGACCATCAGCTTTCATAGATACAACGGCTGTGACCAGTGCGTCTTCAACCAAAGTTGTTATAACGGGAATTCTTATTATTTCATGACGTTCTCTGCATTTTTTATGCATCATCTAATTTCAGGcttgaaataacaaaacataaatatagataCGAATTTTGAGGTGGATGGTTGGAGGTATCGTGAAGGTACTGGTCTGTGTGAGTTGTTTTGCAATATACAGTGGTCTGGACCTTTTGTGATCTTTATTTCAGACTGGCAATGCATTCGTCAATGTTGGCCCGGACTCTACAAGGCCAAAACTGTTGTTAGTTGGTCTGTATCGTTCCGCAGTCGCTCTTGGCATTTGACTTGCCGGCCATAAGGTCTACTGTGCCGGTCAATCAAATAGCCCGCGCTTCCCTTAAAGTTGTCACCTTCTAAAGGTCAAACACAGATAGTCATATTAGCCGAGTCTTCGTCAGGAGTACCGTGCTCTTTCACCGAAAAGGCAAATCTTAATCTGACTCCTTGGTGGGCAGAGTAGCAAGCACTGCATCGTCCGTTACATTTCCCATGCATCACCGAGTGGTTGGACGAGAATACAATGTCAGCTGGTCCTGTGAGAGTGCTTTCACTGCTTACTTTGAAGCTAGTTCCTTCAACATTTACTTGCACCGTGCCGCAGTCTGCTCCGGCGTCTGAACTGCAACCCATGACACGCCCGTAAGGACCAGGTTTACACGACCATTCAGCAAAGGTGTGGTCAGTATTTATCTGAAGATTGTTCAAGTTAATTTTGATCTTGGTGAAGTTTGTTCGTCCACAGTAGGAACTGAAACATCCTGTTGGCATCACTGAGTAGTTGTCTTCCTGCAAGCTGACGAAATGTCCAGGAGTATCAGATGACATGTCATGGCAGTAGATCTTCACCCTGGCGTTGTTGTACTTCTCCAAGACAATCCAGTATTCTCCATCACCGTAGGCATTGTTGCACGTCTTCACCTGGCTGCAGTCTGTGACCAATACACAAAAGAACTCCGTCCACGACCCATCAGACTGGCAGACACGCCTGCCCCGTGGACTAAATGGGGGATCACACACATACTTCACCTCCTCCCCGATCATCCACACCATCTGAGTCTGGGCATTCTGAAAGCATACAGCACATCTCACGTCATAATCAACCCGTCTTAATCCTCAACGAATTGTGTTCGGTGTACTAATtatgtgtatgtttatgtttttaataatgCATAAATGATTCACAGTAGACGAATAATTCTCAGTAGACGATACTGTGGTCCTGGTTTTAGTGACTGTCGTCAAACCCTTTTtgtatttaattgtgttttaatcatgTATAAACGATTCACAGTAGACTCtgtatataagttttggtagtTGCTGTCAGCTCCCCTTATGTTAGCACATCAAGTTGTCCTTTCACGTCTTGTTTGTCAGCTTTGCTCATACATTAATTACGAATTCTTGTCACCCAAATTACACAGAGACCCTGTGTGAAAGCACACCACAGAgcttgattacacaatgtcatttagaaagtggttagatgcaacatatgtcatatttgggatttcactttcttagtaaagtacaaattctagtactgttttggttgagtcccatccgggattcgaccccgcaccctcagagtcaggcacctaatcgccagcacacaaagtcagccgcctagcccgctcagccaccgcgacttccactgcAGGGCTTGTTTTCAATGTCACGAACTTCTTAAATCCCCCGCTGTCCCTTTCCAAAATATAAAGCAGCGGGTAAACAGTGAACGACAAAACCTTTATCTGTAAAACTGAATGACATTCGAAGGGCCTGTGACATAGCACTTTGACCTTATGGCCAATGTTCCCGGCTCGGAGGAACCCACCGTGCCCACTCTCGTCTTTTCATCATCGACGTATTGGTTTGTGATGAAGTGGCCTGTATTGGAAGGGGTCGCCATGTCTAAGCATGCTGTCTCGTTTTGTTAATCGGGCTCAGCATCCCTGAACGAACCTACAttaagatagatagatagatatagatatacatatatatccgtGCTTAACAGACCTGAGGCCTGTAGTACAAATACAGTGGACAAGTAATAACTTAGAGTTTTTgagaatgtatttttttctgtatgtAGTTGCgtaatagatatacatgtacacagataaATTTCCTAAATGTACTTTACTTGAATTGGTTAAGAGGGATATGAATTTGTAGATGTAAGGATGTACATAGTAGTAGCTCTGAATCTACTTATTTCTCAACATATAATAGGCTGGACATACAAAAAGAAAGTGGTACTCGTCATTGTACGAACATTGTACAAATCCTTTGTTATTTTCTTAGTCCTATATACCGACCAGATTTTATTAGCAAATTTAATCATGAGATGAACAACGGAATTACGCAAGGCTTATTCTGAATTTCCTTACGCTTAGCACAGACAGGCACTGTCTTTTATGGATAGATTGATCATTTTACAGTAAAACTATTTGTTAGACAGAGATACGTTTTCATTCCAGTTCTGTAGTTCTGTCATTTTCTAGGGCACCAGAGACTCTGGTTTCACCAGATCTCAGTGCCATACAAAAGGATAGGACATATTTTAACATAACAAAATCTTGAGTTGTATAAGTCACAAAgtgtttttaatatttcataatgCATATTGAGACCTTTTTATCTTGCAATGAGGCTTGAATTGTATCCATGGACCAAGAAATATGGTTTGTAAAATTAACTCCTACATATTTATGAGAATTAATTGTTTCAAATGCATCGCCTCTGTCATACCATTTGCCAATTTTCCaccatatttgaaaacaaatattttggttTTAGTTTTATTAACAGTCAATTTAAAATCATTGCAGTAATAAAGCACTGAAACTGTACCATCATACTATACAAGTCACTGGATAATTCATACATTGGATATTGCTCCACATCCTTCATTTCATATATTATGCACGCACCTGCGGGTTGCACTGACAACTGCCTTCAGCCACGAGTGTCCTCACTGAGCACTcggtacagtttgtgaagctATGGTTTTCTGTGTGATCACGATGTGTAAAATGTAATGCTATGTACAAGTGTAGTCGTGATTTTTAGTTATTTTCAAATCTTCTCTGATTTCGGATTATAATCTTGAAGTAAAACGTTTCTATCATTATATTGTATGAGTTGCCACATTATGAAGTGATGAGTTGGATGGGCATCTTCCCAAAGTGGACATTTCTAAACTATGTGGACTCTGCGATTAAGGATGAAGATCGTAAACATGAAACACGTAATCAAAATACCATTGATAATTTGCGACTTTTGGACTGAGGAAT
This portion of the Haliotis asinina isolate JCU_RB_2024 chromosome 10, JCU_Hal_asi_v2, whole genome shotgun sequence genome encodes:
- the LOC137297911 gene encoding A disintegrin and metalloproteinase with thrombospondin motifs 9-like, encoding MATPSNTGHFITNQYVDDEKTRVGTNAQTQMVWMIGEEVKYVCDPPFSPRGRRVCQSDGSWTEFFCVLVTDCSQVKTCNNAYGDGEYWIVLEKYNNARVKIYCHDMSSDTPGHFVSLQEDNYSVMPTGCFSSYCGRTNFTKIKINLNNLQINTDHTFAEWSCKPGPYGRVMGCSSDAGADCGTVQVNVEGTSFKVSSESTLTGPADIVFSSNHSVMHGKCNGRCSACYSAHQGVRLRFAFSVKEHGTPDEDSANMTICV